From one Candoia aspera isolate rCanAsp1 chromosome 17, rCanAsp1.hap2, whole genome shotgun sequence genomic stretch:
- the BANF1 gene encoding barrier-to-autointegration factor — MTTSQKHRNFVAEPMGEKPVGTLAGIGDVLGKKLADKGFDKAYVVLGQFLVLKKDEDLFREWLKDTCGANAKQSRDCYGCLREWCDAFL, encoded by the exons ATGACCACCAGCCAGAAGCACCGGAACTTTGTGGCTGAGCCCATGGGTGAGAAGCCCGTTGGCACTTTAGCTGGCATTGGAGATGTGCTCGGCAAGAAGCTGGCAGACAAAGGTTTTGACAAG GCTTATGTAGTGCTTGGACAGTTCTTAGTGCTGAAGAAAGACGAAGACCTCTTCCGCGAATGGCTGAAGGACACGTGTGGAGCGAACGCAAAACAATCTAGAGACTGTTACGGCTGCCTGCGAGAATGGTGCGATGCCTTCTTGTGA